A window of the Roseburia sp. 831b genome harbors these coding sequences:
- the ppdK gene encoding pyruvate, phosphate dikinase: MANKWVYMFGEGDMTMRNLLGGKGANLAEMTSIGLPVPQGFTITTEACTQYYEDGRKINDEIMAQVMEGIRKMEEMNGKKFGNLRNPLLVSVRSGARASMPGMMDTILNLGLNDEVVAAMIAGNPDSKFERFVYDSYRRFIQMFSDVVMGVGKKYFEQLMDKMKEEKGVLYDIELTASDLKTLAEQFKAEYKNQLGEEFPADPVTQLKSAIEAVFCSWDNPRANVYRRDHDIPYSWGTAVNVMPMVFGNLNEKSGTGVAFTRDPATGEKKLMGEFLKNAQGEDVVAGVRTPMPIIKMKQEFPEAYKEFLKVCETLENHYHDMQDMEFTVENRKLYMLQCRNGKRTAQAALQIACDLVEEGHKTEEEAVAMIDPRNLDTLLHPQFDAAALKAAIPIGKGLGASPGAACGKIVFTAEDAKEWSKRGENVILVRLETSPEDITGMKVSQGILTVRGGMTSHAAVVARGMGTCCVSGCGDIAIDEDNKRFTLAGKEFKEGDDISIDGTTGNIYDGAIKTVDATIAGTFGRVMAWADKYRTLKVRTNADTPQDAKKACELGAEGIGLCRTEHMFFEEDRIAAFREMICSDTVEEREAALEKILPYQQRDFEALYEALEGNPVTIRFLDPPLHEFVPTEEADIEKLAKAQGKSVETIKTIIASLHEFNPMMGHRGCRLAVTYPEIAKMQTRAVIRAAINVQKKHPDWIVKPEIMIPLVCEVKELKYVKKVVAKTADAEITAAGVKLGYEVGTMIEIPRAALTADEIATEADFFCFGTNDLTQMTFGFSRDDAGKFLNAYYDTKIFENDPFAKLDQNGVGKLMETAIKLGKSVNPKLHVGICGEHGGDPSSVEFCHRIGLDYVSCSPFRVPVAKLAAAQAAISEAR, encoded by the coding sequence ATGGCAAACAAATGGGTTTACATGTTTGGTGAAGGCGACATGACAATGCGTAATCTTCTCGGTGGTAAAGGTGCGAACCTTGCTGAGATGACAAGTATCGGACTTCCGGTACCACAGGGGTTTACAATCACAACAGAGGCTTGTACACAGTATTATGAGGATGGACGCAAGATTAATGATGAGATTATGGCTCAGGTGATGGAAGGCATTCGGAAAATGGAAGAGATGAACGGCAAGAAATTCGGCAATTTGAGGAATCCGCTGTTAGTTTCGGTTCGCTCCGGAGCAAGAGCTTCCATGCCGGGGATGATGGATACCATTTTAAACCTTGGTTTAAACGATGAAGTAGTCGCAGCGATGATTGCAGGTAATCCAGATTCGAAATTTGAACGTTTTGTATATGATTCCTATCGACGATTTATTCAGATGTTCTCAGATGTTGTGATGGGAGTCGGCAAAAAGTATTTCGAGCAGCTTATGGATAAGATGAAAGAGGAGAAAGGTGTTTTGTATGATATTGAACTGACAGCTTCTGATTTAAAGACATTAGCAGAGCAGTTCAAAGCGGAATACAAGAATCAGTTAGGAGAAGAGTTCCCTGCCGACCCGGTTACGCAGCTTAAATCAGCGATTGAAGCAGTATTTTGTTCCTGGGATAACCCACGTGCGAATGTTTATCGAAGAGATCATGATATCCCTTATTCCTGGGGGACTGCAGTTAACGTAATGCCTATGGTATTTGGCAACTTAAATGAGAAATCCGGTACAGGTGTTGCATTTACACGTGACCCTGCAACAGGTGAGAAGAAGCTTATGGGCGAGTTCCTTAAGAATGCACAGGGTGAGGATGTTGTAGCGGGTGTCCGTACTCCAATGCCAATCATAAAGATGAAACAGGAATTCCCGGAAGCTTACAAAGAATTTCTCAAAGTTTGTGAGACTCTTGAGAATCATTACCATGATATGCAGGATATGGAGTTCACAGTTGAGAACAGAAAGCTTTATATGTTACAGTGCCGTAATGGCAAGAGAACTGCCCAGGCTGCCTTACAGATTGCATGTGACCTTGTAGAGGAAGGGCACAAGACAGAGGAAGAAGCTGTTGCCATGATTGACCCTCGTAACCTAGATACTTTATTACATCCACAGTTTGATGCAGCTGCATTAAAAGCTGCAATACCAATCGGAAAAGGACTGGGTGCTTCCCCAGGTGCTGCCTGCGGTAAAATTGTATTTACAGCGGAGGATGCGAAAGAGTGGAGCAAGAGAGGAGAGAATGTTATATTGGTACGTCTTGAGACATCTCCGGAAGATATCACAGGAATGAAAGTATCCCAGGGTATTCTGACCGTTCGTGGTGGTATGACATCCCATGCAGCAGTCGTTGCACGTGGCATGGGTACATGCTGTGTATCTGGATGTGGCGACATTGCGATAGATGAAGACAATAAGAGATTTACATTAGCTGGAAAAGAATTTAAGGAAGGAGATGATATCTCTATCGATGGCACAACCGGTAATATTTATGATGGCGCTATCAAGACCGTGGATGCTACAATTGCCGGAACATTCGGACGTGTTATGGCATGGGCTGATAAATACAGAACGTTAAAAGTCCGCACCAATGCAGATACACCACAAGATGCAAAGAAAGCCTGTGAACTTGGTGCAGAAGGTATCGGACTTTGCCGTACAGAGCATATGTTCTTTGAGGAGGACAGAATCGCTGCATTTCGTGAGATGATTTGTTCTGATACCGTAGAAGAAAGAGAAGCAGCATTAGAGAAGATTCTTCCATATCAGCAGAGGGACTTCGAAGCGTTGTATGAAGCATTGGAGGGTAACCCAGTCACCATTCGTTTCCTGGATCCACCTCTTCATGAGTTTGTTCCTACGGAGGAAGCAGACATTGAGAAGCTTGCAAAAGCACAGGGCAAATCAGTAGAGACCATCAAGACCATCATTGCTTCTTTACATGAGTTTAACCCTATGATGGGACATAGAGGATGCCGTCTTGCTGTTACCTATCCGGAAATTGCCAAGATGCAGACAAGAGCCGTTATCCGTGCTGCCATCAATGTACAGAAGAAACATCCAGACTGGATTGTGAAACCGGAAATTATGATTCCACTTGTATGCGAAGTGAAAGAATTAAAATATGTAAAGAAAGTAGTAGCCAAGACTGCAGATGCTGAAATCACAGCAGCAGGTGTGAAATTAGGGTACGAAGTAGGTACGATGATTGAAATCCCAAGAGCTGCCCTTACTGCAGATGAGATTGCAACGGAAGCTGATTTCTTCTGCTTCGGAACAAACGATTTGACACAGATGACATTTGGCTTCTCACGTGATGATGCCGGTAAATTCTTGAATGCTTACTATGACACCAAGATTTTTGAGAATGATCCATTTGCAAAACTTGACCAGAATGGTGTCGGTAAATTGATGGAGACAGCAATCAAACTTGGCAAATCTGTCAATCCAAAACTTCATGTTGGTATCTGTGGCGAGCACGGTGGAGATCCTTCCTCCGTAGAATTCTGTCATAGAATTGGTTTAGACTACGTTTCCTGTTCGCCGTTTCGTGTTCCTGTTGCAAAACTTGCGGCTGCACAGGCTGCTATCAGCGAGGCACGTTAA
- a CDS encoding NCS2 family permease, with protein MLEKLFHLKENNTTVKTEVLAGITTFMTMAYILAVNPTMLSASGMDATAVLIATCLASFVGTLAMALMANYPFALAPGMGLNAYFAYTVCLGMGYDWRVALMAVFVEGLIFIVLSLTNVREAIFNAIPSNLKKGVSAGIGIFIAFIGLQGAHLVVNNDSTLLTHVDFAGNWHTEGICAVLALIGLVITVVLYVKGFKGAILIGILATWVLGMICQAAGIYQIDAKNGFYSLYPTLSMTDFSSFGKTFGQCFKADFSNVNIFNFIAILLSFLFVDMFDTIGTLIGVATKADMLDEEEKLPRIKPALLADAVATSVGAVFGTSTTTTFVESSAGVGAGARTGLSSVVTGFLFLLAIFFAPIFTAIPGFATAPALIFVGFLMVSAILNIDFNDLTEAIPAYLCILAMPLMYSISEGIAIGVISYVVINVICGKAKKITPLMYVLAVIFVCKYIFL; from the coding sequence ATGTTAGAAAAGTTATTTCATTTAAAAGAAAATAATACAACGGTAAAAACCGAAGTATTAGCGGGTATTACCACATTTATGACAATGGCATATATTCTTGCCGTAAATCCAACCATGCTTTCCGCTTCCGGTATGGATGCAACAGCAGTACTGATTGCAACCTGTCTTGCATCTTTTGTAGGAACACTTGCAATGGCACTCATGGCAAATTATCCATTTGCATTAGCACCAGGTATGGGATTGAACGCATATTTTGCATATACCGTATGTCTTGGTATGGGTTATGACTGGCGTGTTGCCTTGATGGCAGTATTTGTAGAAGGTCTGATTTTTATCGTGCTTTCCCTTACCAATGTACGTGAAGCAATCTTCAATGCAATTCCAAGCAACCTGAAAAAAGGTGTCAGTGCCGGAATTGGTATTTTCATTGCATTTATTGGTTTACAGGGAGCTCACCTTGTTGTAAACAATGATTCTACATTGTTAACACATGTTGATTTCGCAGGAAACTGGCATACAGAAGGAATCTGTGCTGTACTGGCTTTGATAGGTCTTGTTATCACTGTCGTATTATATGTAAAAGGATTCAAGGGTGCAATTTTGATTGGTATTCTTGCAACCTGGGTACTTGGTATGATTTGCCAGGCAGCCGGAATTTATCAGATTGATGCCAAGAATGGTTTCTATTCTTTGTATCCAACACTTTCCATGACAGATTTTTCCTCTTTTGGAAAGACATTTGGACAGTGTTTTAAAGCTGATTTTTCCAATGTAAACATTTTCAATTTTATTGCAATCTTATTATCTTTCTTATTTGTGGATATGTTTGATACCATCGGAACTTTGATCGGTGTTGCAACAAAAGCAGATATGTTAGATGAAGAAGAAAAGTTACCAAGAATCAAACCTGCATTGCTTGCAGATGCAGTTGCAACCTCTGTTGGTGCAGTCTTTGGTACCTCAACTACAACTACATTTGTAGAGAGCTCTGCAGGTGTTGGCGCAGGCGCAAGAACAGGACTTTCCTCTGTTGTAACCGGATTTTTATTCCTTCTTGCAATTTTCTTTGCACCAATCTTTACTGCAATTCCAGGATTTGCAACAGCACCGGCATTGATTTTCGTTGGATTCTTAATGGTATCTGCAATCTTAAACATTGATTTTAATGATTTGACAGAGGCAATTCCAGCATATCTTTGTATTCTTGCAATGCCACTGATGTACAGCATTTCAGAAGGTATCGCAATCGGCGTTATCTCTTACGTTGTCATCAATGTAATCTGCGGAAAAGCAAAGAAAATCACACCACTGATGTATGTGTTAGCCGTGATTTTTGTCTGCAAATATATTTTCTTATAG
- a CDS encoding glycine--tRNA ligase — translation MEKTMDKIVALAKARGFVYPGSEIYGGLANTWDYGNLGVELKNNVKRAWWQKFIQENPYNVGVDCAILMNPQTWVASGHLGGFSDPLMDCKECHERFRADKIIEDFAEENGIELGGSVDGWTQEQMKNFIEEHNVPCPSCGKHNFTDIRQFNLMFKTFQGVTEDAKNTVYLRPETAQGIFVNFKNVQRTSRKKIPFGIGQIGKSFRNEITPGNFTFRTREFEQMELEFFCEPGTDMEWFQYWRAFCRDWLLALGIKEDEMRLRDHSAEELCFYSKGTTDIEYKFPFGWGELWGIADRTDYDLTQHQNTSGQDLTYFDDTKNEKYIPYVIEPSLGADRVVLAFLCAAYDEENIGTEEKPDMRTVLHFHPALAPVKIGVLPLSKKLNEGAEKVYAQLSKKYNCEFDDRGNIGKRYRRLDEIGTPFCVTYDFESETDGAVTVRDRDTMEQERIKIEDLDAYFAKKFEW, via the coding sequence ATGGAAAAGACAATGGACAAAATTGTAGCCTTAGCAAAGGCAAGAGGATTCGTATATCCAGGTTCAGAAATTTATGGTGGATTGGCAAACACCTGGGATTACGGTAATTTAGGTGTTGAGTTAAAGAACAACGTAAAAAGAGCATGGTGGCAGAAATTTATTCAGGAAAATCCATACAACGTAGGTGTTGACTGTGCGATTTTGATGAATCCACAGACATGGGTAGCTTCCGGACATCTTGGCGGTTTCTCAGATCCTTTGATGGATTGTAAAGAGTGCCACGAGCGTTTCAGAGCAGATAAAATCATCGAAGATTTTGCGGAGGAAAACGGAATTGAATTAGGCGGTTCCGTAGATGGATGGACACAGGAACAGATGAAAAACTTCATCGAGGAACACAATGTGCCATGTCCTTCTTGTGGAAAACACAATTTTACAGATATCAGACAGTTTAATTTAATGTTTAAGACATTCCAGGGTGTTACAGAAGATGCGAAGAACACTGTTTATTTAAGACCAGAGACTGCGCAGGGTATCTTTGTAAACTTTAAAAATGTACAGAGAACTTCCAGAAAGAAAATCCCATTTGGTATTGGACAGATTGGTAAATCTTTCCGTAACGAGATTACACCAGGTAACTTTACATTCCGTACCAGAGAGTTTGAACAGATGGAATTAGAATTCTTCTGTGAGCCAGGAACAGATATGGAATGGTTCCAGTACTGGAGAGCATTCTGCCGTGACTGGTTACTTGCACTTGGAATTAAAGAGGATGAGATGCGTCTTCGTGATCATTCCGCAGAAGAACTTTGCTTTTATAGTAAAGGTACTACCGATATCGAATACAAGTTCCCATTCGGATGGGGTGAGTTATGGGGCATCGCAGACAGAACAGACTATGACTTGACACAGCATCAGAATACATCCGGACAGGATTTGACTTACTTCGATGATACTAAGAATGAAAAATACATACCATATGTTATCGAGCCATCTCTTGGTGCTGACCGTGTGGTACTGGCATTCTTATGTGCAGCATATGATGAAGAAAACATTGGAACAGAAGAAAAACCGGATATGAGAACAGTTCTTCATTTCCATCCGGCATTGGCACCTGTAAAAATCGGTGTGCTGCCATTGTCTAAGAAATTAAACGAAGGTGCAGAAAAAGTTTATGCACAGTTATCAAAGAAATACAATTGTGAGTTCGATGACAGAGGAAATATCGGAAAACGTTACAGAAGATTAGATGAAATCGGAACACCATTCTGTGTAACTTACGATTTTGAATCTGAGACAGACGGAGCAGTAACTGTTCGTGATCGTGATACGATGGAACAGGAAAGAATTAAAATTGAAGATTTAGACGCTTACTTCGCAAAGAAATTTGAGTGGTAA
- a CDS encoding helix-turn-helix domain-containing protein, which translates to MKDLEYIVNGIIVEDESKAEQDEARKKRMLASAFVMVRNKTGMNRKEFAAWLGIPYRTMQDWELGNSQVPEYVLRLVAYKVMIEKERGNI; encoded by the coding sequence ATGAAAGACTTAGAGTATATAGTAAACGGAATCATTGTTGAAGATGAGAGTAAGGCAGAGCAAGATGAAGCCAGAAAGAAGAGAATGCTTGCATCTGCTTTTGTAATGGTAAGAAACAAGACCGGTATGAATCGAAAAGAGTTCGCTGCATGGCTCGGAATACCTTATCGAACGATGCAGGATTGGGAACTCGGTAATTCTCAGGTCCCTGAATATGTTCTTAGACTCGTTGCCTATAAGGTAATGATTGAAAAGGAAAGGGGGAACATATAA
- a CDS encoding adenine phosphoribosyltransferase, with protein MKKIEEYVRTIPDFPEPGIMFRDVTSVIQDPDGLKLAIDSMIRLLDGIDFDVVVGAESRGFIFGAPIAYALGKAFVPIRKKGKLPCETISADYELEYGHATIEIHKDAILPGQKVVVVDDLIATGGTIEAGCKLVEELGGEVVKILFLMELAGLKGREKLAKYDVASVITYEGK; from the coding sequence ATGAAGAAAATCGAAGAATATGTCAGAACCATTCCAGACTTTCCAGAACCAGGTATTATGTTTCGTGATGTGACAAGCGTAATTCAGGATCCGGACGGATTAAAGCTTGCAATTGATTCTATGATTCGGTTGTTAGATGGAATTGATTTTGATGTTGTAGTTGGAGCAGAATCCAGAGGATTTATCTTTGGAGCACCAATTGCATACGCATTAGGAAAGGCATTTGTACCGATTCGTAAGAAGGGAAAACTTCCTTGCGAGACAATCTCAGCAGATTACGAATTAGAATACGGCCATGCAACCATTGAGATTCACAAAGATGCAATTTTACCGGGACAGAAGGTTGTCGTTGTGGATGATTTGATTGCAACAGGCGGAACCATCGAAGCTGGTTGTAAATTAGTGGAAGAGCTTGGCGGTGAAGTTGTAAAAATACTGTTCTTGATGGAACTTGCAGGATTAAAAGGAAGAGAGAAGCTTGCAAAATATGATGTTGCTTCTGTCATTACCTATGAGGGAAAATAA
- the recO gene encoding DNA repair protein RecO, which yields MGQTVVLTGMVLNVMPIGDYDKRITILTMERGKITAFARGARRPNSQLLAATNPFSFGEFELFEGRSSYTVAKAAISNYFRELTNDFDVAYYGFYFLEFADYYCQENNDEKEMLKLLYQSLRALESPSFDNRLVRLIFELKAMSINGEGPNVFSCLACRKKENLHYFSIERGGTVCDDCARKEQAIHIEESTCYTMQYIISAKISKLYTFAVTEQVLMQLQMIMKKYIKRYLSHTFKSLKIIEESESFLEK from the coding sequence ATGGGACAGACAGTCGTTTTGACCGGAATGGTCTTGAATGTGATGCCAATTGGCGATTATGACAAAAGAATAACAATATTGACCATGGAAAGAGGAAAGATTACAGCTTTTGCGCGTGGCGCCAGAAGACCCAACAGCCAACTGTTAGCTGCAACCAATCCTTTTTCTTTTGGTGAATTTGAACTGTTTGAGGGCAGAAGCTCCTACACGGTCGCAAAAGCAGCCATTAGCAATTATTTCCGGGAACTGACCAATGATTTTGATGTTGCATATTACGGATTCTATTTTCTGGAATTTGCAGACTATTATTGTCAGGAAAATAACGATGAAAAAGAAATGCTAAAGCTTTTGTATCAGTCGCTTCGCGCACTAGAAAGTCCTTCTTTTGACAATCGTTTAGTCCGTCTGATTTTCGAGTTAAAGGCAATGTCAATCAATGGCGAGGGACCAAACGTCTTTTCCTGCCTGGCTTGCCGGAAAAAAGAAAACCTGCACTATTTTTCCATAGAGCGTGGTGGTACGGTGTGCGACGATTGTGCAAGGAAGGAACAGGCAATACATATCGAGGAATCGACCTGCTATACGATGCAATATATTATTTCTGCAAAGATTAGCAAGTTGTACACATTTGCCGTGACAGAGCAGGTTTTAATGCAACTGCAAATGATTATGAAAAAGTATATCAAACGCTATCTTTCTCATACGTTTAAATCCTTAAAAATTATCGAGGAGTCCGAAAGTTTCCTGGAAAAGTAG
- a CDS encoding ABC transporter substrate-binding protein/permease, with product MKKNKAIWMVVILTIGLLVAVSGCKSSKSQKGEEQNKITSLDDLAGKKIGVQLGTTGDLYVTDSYGSDKKTGIERYNKGADGIQALLQGKIDCVIIDEQPAKEFIKQNPGLKFLEEDFALEDYAFCIAKENTDLLEKVNQALEELKDEGVLDEITNAYLNADENAPAYESDNTDYENGVLTVATNAEFPPYEYYEDGEITGIDIDIMRAVGDKLGMELAVEDMSFDSIISAVSSGKADIGASGFTVTEERKKNINFTDTYATSRQVVIVKDSESAKNTSFSEKLYDNFVKEGRYQYLLKGLAHTLVITFFAVLIGILFGFLIAIVRTSHDRNGGLPILNAICQVYLAVVRGTPVMIQLLIIYYVIFANINASKIFVAVIAFGLNSAAYVAEIVRSGIMAVDVGQFEAGRSLGLNYRQIMVAIVLPQAVKNILPALCNEFISLMKETSISGYIGLMDLTKGGDIIRSTTYEAFLPLIAVALIYFVLVMLLSRLVNLLERKLRNNER from the coding sequence ATGAAGAAAAACAAAGCAATTTGGATGGTGGTTATCCTGACAATAGGACTTCTTGTCGCAGTATCAGGATGTAAATCATCAAAATCCCAAAAAGGAGAGGAACAAAACAAGATTACGTCATTGGATGATCTTGCAGGTAAGAAAATCGGGGTTCAGCTTGGAACAACCGGAGATTTATATGTGACCGATTCGTATGGTTCGGATAAAAAGACTGGAATTGAACGCTACAATAAGGGCGCAGATGGAATCCAGGCGCTGCTTCAGGGAAAGATTGACTGTGTCATCATTGATGAACAGCCTGCCAAAGAATTCATAAAGCAAAACCCAGGATTGAAGTTTTTAGAGGAAGATTTTGCGTTAGAGGATTACGCATTTTGTATTGCCAAGGAGAATACAGACCTTCTTGAAAAAGTCAATCAGGCATTGGAAGAGTTAAAGGACGAGGGCGTTTTAGATGAGATTACAAACGCTTATCTGAATGCAGATGAAAATGCACCTGCATACGAGAGCGATAATACGGATTACGAAAACGGTGTGCTTACCGTTGCAACCAATGCCGAATTCCCACCTTATGAATATTATGAAGATGGGGAAATTACCGGTATTGACATTGACATTATGAGGGCCGTTGGTGACAAGCTTGGAATGGAGCTTGCAGTCGAGGATATGTCATTTGATTCGATTATTTCAGCGGTGTCAAGTGGAAAGGCTGATATCGGCGCGTCTGGATTTACCGTGACAGAGGAGCGTAAGAAAAACATCAACTTTACGGATACCTATGCAACATCCAGACAGGTCGTGATTGTAAAAGACAGTGAAAGTGCGAAGAACACAAGTTTTTCGGAAAAGTTATACGATAATTTTGTCAAAGAGGGACGTTATCAGTATCTGCTGAAAGGTTTGGCACATACGCTTGTGATTACCTTCTTTGCTGTTTTGATAGGTATTTTATTTGGATTTTTGATTGCAATTGTAAGAACCAGTCATGACCGCAACGGTGGGCTTCCTATCTTAAATGCAATCTGTCAGGTATATCTTGCAGTTGTGCGTGGAACACCTGTGATGATTCAGCTTTTGATTATTTATTATGTTATTTTTGCAAACATCAATGCAAGCAAAATTTTTGTGGCTGTGATTGCATTTGGATTAAACTCCGCGGCCTATGTGGCTGAAATTGTTCGCTCAGGAATTATGGCGGTCGATGTGGGTCAGTTTGAGGCGGGCAGAAGTCTTGGATTAAATTACAGACAGATCATGGTTGCGATTGTGCTTCCACAGGCAGTGAAAAATATTTTGCCGGCGCTTTGTAACGAATTTATCAGCCTGATGAAGGAGACTTCCATCAGTGGATATATTGGTCTGATGGATTTGACAAAGGGAGGCGATATCATCCGAAGCACAACATACGAGGCATTTTTGCCATTGATTGCGGTTGCACTTATTTATTTTGTGCTTGTGATGCTGCTTAGCAGACTGGTGAACCTGTTAGAAAGGAAACTAAGAAATAATGAACGATAA
- a CDS encoding GNAT family N-acetyltransferase, with product MLERLSITDFEEFYRILEESFPVDERREKEEQKALWDKKEYVVYGLKKEERLLGFLAVWKLENCCFLEHFAIDKRARNAGYGSKMLRELCKLEQNLVLEVELPETELAKRRIAFYKRNAFCYHEYEYMQPALSKGRKPIPLHIMTYPKALSKEEFEKIKREIYKEVYCIKVPAIT from the coding sequence ATGCTAGAAAGATTAAGTATAACAGACTTTGAAGAATTTTATCGCATTCTGGAAGAAAGTTTTCCGGTTGATGAGAGAAGAGAGAAAGAAGAACAAAAAGCGCTTTGGGATAAAAAGGAGTACGTTGTTTATGGACTAAAAAAAGAGGAAAGACTTTTAGGATTTCTTGCGGTGTGGAAGCTGGAAAACTGCTGTTTCTTAGAGCATTTTGCAATCGACAAACGTGCCAGAAATGCAGGATATGGTTCTAAGATGCTGAGAGAATTATGTAAACTGGAACAAAACCTTGTACTTGAGGTGGAACTCCCGGAAACGGAGCTGGCAAAGCGTCGAATTGCCTTTTATAAAAGAAATGCGTTCTGCTATCACGAGTACGAATATATGCAGCCGGCGCTTTCAAAAGGAAGAAAACCGATTCCGCTTCATATCATGACTTACCCAAAGGCTTTGTCAAAAGAAGAGTTTGAGAAGATAAAAAGAGAGATTTACAAAGAAGTGTATTGCATAAAAGTACCTGCCATTACATGA
- a CDS encoding helix-turn-helix transcriptional regulator encodes MSSFAAKMIKEARINANLSQEEAAKALGITDRTLRSFENNQHPVSVDDLLNMAKLYKTDVRELILENYVEEKEEQILCNRYGSFLKLFDQLSDRDKEDVVWVIKQRINGTI; translated from the coding sequence ATGTCGAGTTTTGCAGCAAAAATGATAAAAGAGGCAAGGATTAATGCTAATCTGTCACAAGAAGAAGCAGCAAAAGCGTTAGGTATTACAGACCGAACTTTAAGGTCATTTGAAAACAATCAGCATCCGGTTTCGGTTGATGATTTATTGAATATGGCTAAACTTTATAAAACGGACGTAAGGGAGCTCATCCTAGAAAACTATGTTGAGGAAAAAGAAGAGCAGATTCTATGTAATCGGTATGGTTCTTTCCTAAAATTATTTGATCAGCTATCGGATAGAGACAAGGAAGATGTAGTTTGGGTAATCAAGCAAAGAATCAATGGCACAATATAA
- the era gene encoding GTPase Era: MNESFKSGFVTIIGRPNVGKSTLMNHLIGQKIAITSKKPQTTRNKIQTVYTDMNRGQIVFLDTPGIHQAKNKLGEYMVNVAERTLNEVDVILWLVEPSTFIGAGEQHIAEQLKKTNTPVILVINKVDTVDKEKILEYIDCYRKIYDFAEIIPVSALRNINLNDVIDMIYKYLPYGPQFYDEDTVTDQPERAIVAEIIREKALHALDEEIPHGIAVSIDQMKQRKGQNFFDIDATIVCEKDSHKGIIIGKGGSMLKKIGSNARYEIERMLDAKVNLKLWVKVKKDWRDSDFLMKNFGYDKKEI, translated from the coding sequence GGGGAAATCCACATTGATGAACCATTTGATTGGACAAAAAATTGCCATTACATCCAAAAAACCACAGACAACCAGAAATAAAATTCAGACGGTCTATACCGATATGAACCGTGGTCAGATTGTGTTTTTGGATACCCCAGGTATTCACCAGGCAAAAAACAAACTTGGTGAATACATGGTGAATGTTGCAGAGCGTACCTTAAATGAAGTAGACGTCATTTTATGGTTAGTAGAGCCATCTACTTTTATCGGAGCAGGGGAGCAGCACATTGCGGAGCAGTTAAAAAAGACCAATACGCCTGTTATTCTGGTAATCAACAAAGTGGATACCGTGGACAAGGAAAAGATTTTAGAATATATCGATTGTTATCGTAAAATTTACGATTTTGCAGAGATTATTCCAGTGTCTGCACTTCGAAATATCAACTTAAATGATGTCATTGACATGATTTACAAATATCTGCCATACGGACCACAGTTTTATGATGAGGATACGGTGACAGATCAGCCGGAGCGCGCAATCGTGGCAGAAATCATCCGTGAGAAGGCACTTCATGCATTAGACGAGGAGATTCCGCACGGAATTGCAGTTTCCATCGATCAGATGAAGCAAAGAAAAGGGCAGAACTTTTTTGATATTGATGCTACGATTGTTTGTGAGAAAGATTCCCATAAAGGAATCATCATCGGAAAAGGCGGCTCGATGTTAAAAAAAATCGGAAGTAATGCCCGCTATGAGATTGAGCGTATGTTAGACGCGAAAGTGAATTTAAAGTTATGGGTAAAGGTAAAGAAAGACTGGCGTGACAGCGATTTCTTAATGAAGAACTTTGGCTATGACAAAAAGGAAATTTAA